One part of the Gemmatimonas sp. genome encodes these proteins:
- a CDS encoding type I restriction endonuclease gives MTLHREIAFEEELCEHLAAHGWRYAEGDAAQYDRARALYPADVIAWVQATQPQAWEALVKNHGDRAADTLFDRLRAQMDQRGTLDVLRNGIELVGLKAKLTLAQFKPAFGLNADILERYETNRLRVVRQVRYSRHNENAIDLVLFLNGIPVATVELKTDFTQRVEDAIDQYRFDRVPNPKGQAPEPLLSFPSGALVHFAVSNSEAFMTTRLAGPATTFLPFNKGDGGGKGNPLNPHGHRTAYLWEEVWARESWLEIIGRYLVTVRDEKKQPVGMLFPRYHQLDVTRNLQAAVVTDGPGTKYLVQHSAGSGKTNSIAWTAHFLAELHDAEHRKLFHTVVVVSDRKVIDGQLQDAIFDMQRKTGVVAVIKGEGKPKSEQLAEALQGDKKIVVCTIQTFPFALAAVRELAATEGKRFAVLADEAHSSQTGEAAAKLKELLSAEELAALQDGGEVSTEDLLAAQMAARADEQNITFVAFTATPKNKTLELFGTRPDSTRKPAPDNVPVPFHVYSMRQAIEEGFILDVLQNYMSYKAAFNLAHGGAAFDEKEVERSAAMRGIMGWVRLHPYNIAQKVQVIVEHFRTTVSLLLGGKAKAMVVVASRKEAVRWQLALQKYIAEKGYALQSLVAFSGEVVDGESGPDPFTEATASLNPGLKGRDIREAFKGPEYQILLAANKFQTGFDQPLLCAMYVDKRLDGIQAVQTLSRLNRAYPGKDTTYVVDFMNEPEEVLAAFKVYYETATLETTTDPNLVYNLRAKLDATGYYDDFEVDRVAAVDLNPSSKQRDLARAVDPVADRLIKKYSAALATWRAATENDDEAAAEAAKHTMDALVLFKGDLGAFGRLYTFLSQLFDYGNTEIEKRAIFYRHLLRLLDFGREREGVDLSKLELTHYALRYKGMQKPTLVKDSPVPLPPITEAGAGAVQDREKARLAEIIEKVNDLFTGELTETDRLTYVTGVIKGKLLESPVLRKQAMSNTKEQFAASPDLPKANQDAIMAALDAHTAMSSQALNSPAIQKAMLDILLTYGRLYEDLRARAP, from the coding sequence ATGACGCTTCACCGCGAAATCGCCTTCGAAGAGGAGCTCTGCGAGCACCTCGCCGCCCACGGCTGGCGGTATGCCGAGGGCGACGCCGCCCAGTACGATCGCGCCCGGGCGCTGTATCCCGCCGACGTGATCGCGTGGGTGCAGGCCACCCAGCCGCAGGCGTGGGAAGCCCTCGTCAAGAATCACGGTGACAGGGCCGCCGACACGCTGTTCGATCGCCTCCGCGCCCAGATGGACCAGCGCGGGACGCTCGACGTGCTGCGCAACGGCATTGAGCTGGTGGGGCTCAAGGCCAAGCTGACACTCGCGCAGTTCAAGCCGGCCTTCGGCCTCAACGCCGACATCCTCGAGCGCTACGAAACCAACCGGCTGCGCGTGGTGCGGCAGGTGCGCTACTCGCGGCACAACGAGAACGCCATCGACCTGGTGCTGTTCTTGAATGGCATCCCGGTGGCCACGGTGGAACTCAAGACCGACTTCACGCAACGGGTGGAGGACGCCATCGACCAGTACCGGTTCGACCGCGTGCCCAATCCCAAGGGGCAGGCGCCCGAACCGCTGTTGAGCTTCCCCAGCGGCGCACTGGTGCACTTCGCGGTGAGCAACAGCGAGGCGTTCATGACCACGCGCCTCGCGGGGCCGGCCACCACCTTCCTGCCGTTCAACAAGGGTGACGGGGGCGGCAAGGGGAACCCGCTCAACCCGCACGGGCATCGTACCGCGTATCTGTGGGAGGAAGTGTGGGCGCGCGAGAGCTGGCTCGAGATCATCGGCCGCTATCTCGTCACCGTGCGCGACGAGAAGAAGCAGCCGGTGGGCATGCTGTTTCCGCGGTACCACCAGCTGGATGTCACACGCAACCTGCAGGCCGCGGTGGTCACCGACGGCCCCGGGACCAAGTACCTCGTGCAGCACAGTGCGGGCTCGGGGAAGACCAACTCCATCGCGTGGACGGCGCACTTTCTCGCCGAGCTGCACGACGCCGAGCACAGGAAGCTCTTTCACACCGTGGTGGTGGTGTCCGACCGCAAGGTCATCGACGGGCAGCTGCAGGACGCCATCTTCGACATGCAGCGCAAGACCGGCGTGGTGGCCGTCATCAAGGGGGAAGGGAAGCCCAAGAGCGAGCAGCTCGCCGAGGCGCTGCAGGGCGACAAGAAGATCGTGGTGTGTACCATCCAGACCTTTCCCTTTGCGCTGGCTGCCGTGCGGGAACTCGCCGCCACCGAGGGGAAGCGCTTCGCCGTGCTCGCCGACGAGGCGCACTCGTCACAGACGGGTGAGGCGGCGGCGAAGCTGAAGGAGTTGTTGAGCGCCGAAGAGTTGGCCGCCCTGCAGGATGGCGGGGAGGTGAGTACGGAAGACCTGCTCGCCGCCCAGATGGCCGCGCGCGCCGACGAGCAGAACATCACCTTCGTGGCCTTCACCGCGACACCCAAGAACAAGACGTTGGAGCTGTTCGGCACGAGGCCGGACTCCACACGCAAACCGGCGCCCGACAATGTGCCGGTGCCGTTCCATGTGTACAGCATGCGGCAGGCCATCGAGGAAGGGTTCATCCTCGATGTCCTGCAGAACTACATGAGCTACAAGGCCGCCTTCAACTTGGCCCATGGCGGCGCCGCGTTCGATGAGAAGGAGGTCGAACGCAGCGCGGCGATGCGCGGCATCATGGGGTGGGTTCGCCTGCACCCGTACAACATCGCGCAGAAGGTGCAGGTGATCGTCGAGCACTTCCGCACCACGGTGTCGCTGCTGCTGGGGGGCAAGGCCAAGGCCATGGTGGTAGTGGCCAGTCGCAAGGAGGCGGTGCGGTGGCAGCTGGCGCTGCAGAAGTACATCGCCGAGAAGGGCTACGCCTTGCAGTCGTTGGTGGCGTTCTCCGGGGAGGTGGTTGATGGCGAAAGCGGCCCCGACCCGTTCACCGAAGCCACCGCGTCGCTCAACCCCGGCCTCAAGGGGCGTGACATTCGCGAGGCGTTCAAGGGGCCGGAGTATCAGATCCTGCTGGCTGCCAACAAATTCCAGACGGGGTTCGATCAGCCGCTGCTGTGCGCCATGTACGTGGACAAGCGGCTCGACGGGATCCAGGCGGTGCAGACGCTGTCGCGGCTCAATCGGGCGTACCCTGGCAAGGACACCACCTACGTGGTGGACTTCATGAACGAGCCGGAGGAGGTGCTGGCGGCATTCAAGGTGTACTACGAGACCGCCACGCTGGAAACGACTACCGACCCCAATCTCGTCTACAACCTGCGCGCGAAGCTCGACGCGACGGGGTACTACGACGATTTCGAGGTGGACCGGGTGGCGGCGGTGGATCTCAACCCGTCATCGAAGCAGCGCGACCTTGCGCGCGCGGTGGATCCCGTCGCCGACCGGCTCATAAAGAAGTACAGTGCGGCGCTGGCAACGTGGCGCGCGGCCACAGAGAACGACGATGAAGCCGCCGCCGAGGCGGCCAAGCACACCATGGACGCCCTGGTGCTGTTCAAGGGCGATCTGGGCGCGTTCGGCCGGCTCTACACGTTCCTGTCGCAGCTGTTCGACTACGGCAACACGGAGATCGAGAAGCGGGCGATCTTCTACCGCCACTTGCTGCGGCTGCTCGACTTCGGGCGAGAGCGGGAGGGGGTGGACCTCTCGAAGCTCGAGCTCACGCACTACGCCCTGCGCTACAAGGGAATGCAGAAGCCGACGCTGGTGAAGGACAGCCCCGTACCGCTGCCCCCCATCACCGAGGCGGGCGCCGGGGCGGTGCAGGACCGCGAGAAGGCGCGGTTGGCGGAGATCATCGAGAAGGTGAATGACCTGTTCACCGGTGAGCTCACGGAGACCGACCGCCTGACGTACGTCACGGGCGTGATCAAGGGGAAGCTCCTGGAGTCGCCCGTCTTGAGGAAGCAGGCCATGTCGAACACCAAGGAGCAGTTTGCGGCGTCGCCCGACCTGCCGAAGGCCAACCAGGACGCGATCATGGCCGCCCTCGACGCCCACACCGCCATGTCTTCGCAGGCGCTCAACTCCCCGGCGATTCAGAAGGCGATGTTGGATATTCTGCTGACGTACGGCCGGCTGTACGAAGATCTGCGCGCCCGCGCGCCGTAA
- a CDS encoding DUF4926 domain-containing protein, protein MTPSTPAFRELDSVVLRRDLPDAGLRAGDVGTVVLVYGVDAVEVEFVTHAGRTQALRTLAVSEVRPLADDDLPAVRPVRSVSDAA, encoded by the coding sequence ATGACCCCGAGCACACCCGCCTTTCGCGAACTGGATTCGGTTGTCCTGCGCCGGGACCTGCCCGACGCCGGACTGCGCGCTGGTGACGTGGGCACGGTCGTGCTGGTCTATGGCGTCGATGCCGTCGAGGTGGAGTTCGTGACGCACGCCGGGCGGACCCAGGCGCTTCGTACCCTTGCCGTGAGTGAGGTACGTCCCCTCGCGGACGACGACCTCCCCGCCGTGAGGCCGGTCCGCTCCGTGTCCGACGCCGCCTGA
- a CDS encoding DUF6883 domain-containing protein, which translates to MRLPNAAIAVIDAAKVRDYLLSHDHRDGRSKARFFGRLGFSQAGWLSLRDQLLAVARDGEAELVEPGAYGQKYVVRGMIQGPTGRAAVVVTVWIVLRGEEAPRFVTAYPGEAFR; encoded by the coding sequence ATGCGACTCCCCAACGCCGCGATAGCGGTCATCGATGCGGCGAAGGTGCGCGACTATCTCCTTTCGCACGATCATCGCGATGGGCGGTCCAAGGCGCGGTTCTTCGGCCGGCTCGGCTTCAGCCAGGCCGGCTGGCTGTCGTTGCGCGATCAGCTACTGGCTGTCGCGCGGGACGGGGAGGCCGAGCTGGTAGAGCCTGGAGCGTATGGGCAGAAGTACGTGGTGCGTGGTATGATTCAGGGTCCGACCGGCCGCGCGGCTGTGGTCGTCACGGTCTGGATCGTCCTCCGCGGCGAGGAGGCGCCTCGCTTCGTCACAGCGTACCCAGGGGAGGCCTTTCGATGA
- a CDS encoding GIY-YIG nuclease family protein: MQVIEVPRSLLADFLAMPESTQVALYFLVGETEDGSEDTVYVGQTGDLRARLTAHNKEKDFWERALVLISRTNSLTQTHALFLEWHCLQAIRTAGRFRDENGNKGNRPFTPPPLEADCLEIFETGQALVSTLGYPMFDALVQAVEKAVAPVMFHCQRRGADGRGYYTADGFVVLRDSSGPLENTASQGGTQAERLRAPLIASGVLVADGKRLRFTRDHLFRTPSGAASVLLGRSANGWIEWMTESRQTLDAIERQKVSAQSAPSSATTDPPACDSPTPR, encoded by the coding sequence GTGCAGGTCATCGAGGTGCCGCGCAGCCTGCTGGCCGACTTCCTGGCCATGCCGGAGAGCACGCAGGTGGCGCTCTATTTCCTGGTGGGCGAGACCGAGGACGGCAGCGAGGATACGGTGTACGTAGGGCAGACCGGTGACCTCCGTGCCCGCCTTACCGCGCACAACAAGGAAAAGGACTTCTGGGAGCGGGCGCTGGTGCTGATCTCCCGCACGAACTCGCTCACCCAGACCCACGCCCTTTTTCTGGAGTGGCACTGCTTGCAGGCCATCCGCACTGCCGGGCGCTTCCGGGACGAGAACGGCAACAAGGGCAACCGGCCCTTCACACCGCCGCCGCTCGAGGCGGATTGCCTGGAGATCTTCGAGACCGGGCAGGCGCTGGTCTCCACACTCGGCTATCCCATGTTCGATGCCCTCGTGCAGGCGGTCGAGAAGGCGGTGGCCCCCGTCATGTTCCACTGCCAGCGCCGCGGGGCGGATGGGCGGGGCTACTACACGGCCGATGGCTTCGTGGTGCTGCGGGATTCGTCTGGCCCGCTCGAGAACACCGCGTCACAGGGGGGCACCCAGGCGGAGCGGCTCCGCGCCCCGCTCATCGCGTCGGGGGTGCTGGTCGCCGATGGCAAGCGCCTCCGCTTCACGCGTGATCACCTGTTCCGGACGCCCAGCGGTGCGGCCAGCGTGTTGCTGGGCCGGAGTGCCAATGGGTGGATCGAGTGGATGACCGAGAGTCGCCAGACGCTCGATGCCATCGAGCGCCAGAAGGTCTCGGCGCAGTCCGCACCGTCTTCAGCGACCACCGACCCTCCTGCATGCGACTCCCCAACGCCGCGATAG
- a CDS encoding restriction endonuclease subunit S yields MSFPRYPEYKDSGVEWLRKVPAHWDLARFKHILRERDERSIGGEEELLSVSAYTGVTPRSAIIEAGAQLTRAETLEGYKVCKRNDLVVNIMLAWNRGLGVTVHDGIVSPSYCVFEPNSRVYPRFLDYLVRCDQYLPYFKAHSAGVIDSRLRLYPDVLAGLIAIMPPLNEQRAIVDVLDHETAKIDALVAEQERLIALLKEKRQAVISHAVTKGLDTDAPVLASAVEELDAIPAHWAIHRMTTISTKITNGYVGPTRDILIEDGVRYLQSLHVKSNRILFDVPYFVSRDWSDEHAKSILQAGDVLIVQTGDIGQTAVVTPEFEGCNCHALIIVSPKKEVVEGAWISWVLNSSYGKDSLAAIQTGALHPHLNCGDVKDVVIPLPPLEEQRKVMAYLEQALDRIDLLVAEAQKLVEVLSQRRSALIAAAVTGQIDVRGLAPAEAA; encoded by the coding sequence GTGAGCTTCCCGCGGTATCCTGAATACAAGGACAGCGGGGTGGAGTGGCTGAGGAAGGTGCCAGCGCATTGGGACCTTGCTCGCTTCAAGCACATTCTACGCGAGCGAGACGAGCGTTCAATCGGTGGTGAGGAAGAATTGCTGTCAGTCTCTGCGTATACTGGTGTAACGCCTCGCTCGGCGATCATCGAGGCCGGTGCGCAGCTGACTCGTGCGGAAACACTTGAAGGGTACAAGGTCTGCAAGCGCAACGATCTTGTCGTGAACATCATGCTAGCTTGGAATCGCGGTTTGGGTGTAACGGTGCACGATGGCATCGTCAGCCCGTCTTATTGCGTTTTCGAGCCGAATTCACGCGTGTATCCGCGGTTTCTCGATTATCTCGTGCGATGCGACCAGTATCTGCCTTACTTCAAGGCGCACTCCGCGGGCGTGATTGATTCGCGCTTGAGGCTCTATCCGGACGTACTTGCAGGGTTGATTGCCATTATGCCACCACTGAATGAGCAGCGCGCGATCGTCGATGTACTCGACCACGAGACCGCCAAGATCGACGCCCTCGTGGCCGAGCAGGAGCGGCTGATCGCGCTGCTGAAGGAGAAGCGACAGGCGGTGATCTCGCACGCGGTCACCAAGGGGCTGGATACTGACGCGCCAGTGCTCGCCTCCGCCGTAGAGGAACTGGATGCCATCCCTGCGCACTGGGCCATCCATCGGATGACAACCATTAGTACGAAGATTACAAACGGATATGTCGGACCGACGCGAGACATCCTGATTGAGGATGGGGTTCGCTACCTGCAGTCCCTGCACGTAAAGTCAAACCGAATTCTCTTTGACGTCCCTTACTTCGTTTCGCGCGATTGGAGCGACGAGCACGCGAAATCGATCTTGCAGGCTGGCGATGTGCTTATCGTGCAGACGGGGGATATCGGGCAGACTGCTGTCGTGACGCCTGAGTTTGAAGGCTGTAATTGTCATGCTCTCATTATTGTGTCCCCCAAGAAGGAGGTGGTCGAGGGCGCATGGATTTCTTGGGTACTGAATTCGAGCTACGGCAAGGACTCACTCGCAGCCATTCAAACAGGCGCGTTGCACCCCCACCTCAATTGTGGTGACGTGAAGGATGTAGTCATTCCGTTGCCGCCCCTCGAAGAGCAGAGGAAGGTCATGGCATACCTTGAGCAGGCGCTTGATCGAATTGATCTGCTCGTCGCGGAGGCACAGAAGTTGGTCGAAGTCCTCTCTCAGAGACGAAGTGCGCTGATAGCTGCCGCTGTCACCGGCCAAATCGACGTACGCGGCCTCGCACCAGCGGAGGCCGCGTGA
- a CDS encoding virulence RhuM family protein — MSEIVLYQAPDGRTRVECRLDEGTVWLSQALMAELYQRDVRTINEHLVNIFDEGELDREATIRKFRIVRQEGDRQVAREVEHYRLEAILAVGYRVRGPRGTQFRQWATGQLEELLRKGFVMDDERLRNPPGAGVPDYFDELLERIRDIRASERRMYLRVRDILALAADYAPNADDTAWVFQTVQNKLHFAVTGLTAPEIIARRVDANAPTMGLTAWKGAQIRRGDVTVAKNYLLEPEITELNRIVTMFLDFAEDQASRRKQVFLRDWEQKLDDFLRFNERAVLTDGGSVSRADANQRAVVAYDAFDARRRPELEAAAEQDTLADLERAAKALPKRAKKRDTRGGES; from the coding sequence GTGTCGGAGATCGTCCTGTACCAGGCGCCCGATGGCCGCACGCGCGTCGAGTGCCGGCTGGACGAGGGCACGGTGTGGCTGTCACAGGCGCTCATGGCCGAGCTGTACCAGCGAGATGTGCGAACGATCAACGAACACCTCGTCAACATCTTCGACGAGGGAGAGCTCGACCGTGAGGCAACTATCCGGAAATTCCGGATAGTTCGCCAGGAAGGTGACCGGCAGGTCGCACGCGAGGTGGAACACTACCGGCTGGAGGCCATTCTGGCGGTCGGGTACCGGGTGCGTGGGCCTCGGGGCACGCAGTTCCGGCAGTGGGCCACGGGCCAGCTGGAGGAACTGCTCCGCAAGGGCTTCGTCATGGACGACGAGCGCCTGCGTAACCCGCCGGGCGCCGGCGTGCCCGACTACTTCGATGAACTGCTCGAACGCATCCGGGACATCCGGGCGAGCGAGCGGCGCATGTATCTGCGCGTGCGGGATATTCTGGCGCTGGCCGCCGACTACGCCCCCAATGCCGACGACACGGCATGGGTGTTTCAGACCGTGCAGAACAAGCTGCACTTCGCCGTCACTGGGCTCACGGCGCCGGAGATCATTGCGCGCCGTGTGGATGCAAACGCCCCCACCATGGGGCTCACGGCGTGGAAGGGCGCGCAGATCCGTCGTGGTGACGTGACCGTGGCGAAGAACTACCTGTTGGAGCCGGAGATCACGGAGCTCAATCGCATCGTGACCATGTTTCTCGATTTCGCCGAGGATCAGGCATCGCGTCGCAAGCAGGTGTTTCTTCGGGATTGGGAGCAGAAGCTCGATGATTTCCTGCGCTTCAACGAGCGCGCCGTGCTGACCGACGGCGGGAGCGTGTCACGCGCGGATGCCAATCAGCGTGCCGTGGTCGCGTACGATGCGTTCGACGCGCGTCGCCGGCCGGAGTTGGAGGCCGCCGCAGAGCAGGACACCCTCGCAGATTTGGAGCGCGCGGCGAAGGCACTGCCGAAGCGCGCGAAGAAGCGGGATACGCGCGGGGGGGAGTCGTGA
- a CDS encoding class I SAM-dependent DNA methyltransferase, with translation MTAGTGPAPERAAATATPNLSAFIWSVADLLRGDFKQSEYGRVILPFTVLRRLDCVLEPTKAAVLAELEKRSKAGLNPEPFLLKAADQSFYNTSRLDVRTLLGDQDHIAENLRSYLQAFSPAVRDIFERFDFHTQIERLDKANLLYLVTEKFATVDLHPDTVSNAQMGSVFEELIRKFAELSNETAGEHFTPREVIRLMVNLLFIEDDEALTKPGVVRSIYDPTAGTGGMLSVAGEHLAEINPEARLVMFGQELNDESYAICKADMLIKGQEVSNIFPGNTLSNDGLPTKKFDYMLSNPPFGVEWKKIEKEVRREHEQKGFDGRFGPGLPRVSDGSLLFLMHLLSKMRPAVDGGSRFGIVLNGSPLFTGGAGSGESEIRRYVLENDLLEAIIALPTDLFYNTGIATYVWIVSNRKPVHRKGKVQLIDASAMWQKMRKSLGSKRKEIGSAHIEEITRLFGGFEEATRDGKPISKIFRNDAFGYRTITVERPERDAAGNVVLAAKGKGKGKPVPDSSLRDTENVPLSESVEAYFDREVKPHAPDAWIDHEKTKVGYEIPFNRHFYVFTPPRPLAEIDAELKVVTDRIVKMIGELSQ, from the coding sequence ATGACCGCCGGCACCGGCCCCGCCCCTGAGCGTGCCGCAGCCACGGCGACCCCCAATCTGTCCGCCTTCATCTGGTCCGTCGCCGACCTGCTGCGCGGCGATTTCAAGCAGTCCGAGTACGGTCGCGTCATCCTGCCCTTCACGGTGCTCCGCCGGTTGGACTGCGTGCTGGAGCCCACCAAGGCCGCCGTGCTGGCCGAGCTGGAGAAGCGCTCGAAGGCGGGGCTCAACCCCGAGCCATTTCTCCTCAAGGCGGCCGACCAGTCGTTCTACAACACCTCCAGGCTGGACGTGCGCACCCTGCTGGGCGATCAGGACCACATCGCCGAGAATCTCCGCAGCTACCTGCAGGCGTTCTCGCCCGCGGTGCGCGACATCTTCGAGCGCTTCGACTTCCACACCCAGATCGAGCGGCTCGACAAGGCCAACCTGCTGTATCTGGTCACGGAGAAGTTCGCCACGGTCGACCTGCACCCCGATACGGTCTCGAACGCGCAGATGGGCAGCGTGTTCGAGGAGCTGATCAGAAAGTTCGCCGAACTGAGCAACGAAACGGCCGGTGAGCACTTCACGCCACGTGAGGTCATCCGCCTCATGGTGAACCTGCTGTTCATCGAGGACGACGAAGCCCTCACCAAGCCGGGCGTGGTACGCTCCATCTACGATCCCACCGCCGGCACCGGGGGCATGCTGAGCGTGGCGGGCGAGCACCTGGCCGAGATCAACCCCGAAGCGCGGCTGGTGATGTTCGGGCAGGAGCTCAACGACGAGTCGTACGCCATCTGCAAGGCGGACATGCTCATCAAGGGACAGGAGGTGTCCAACATCTTTCCCGGCAACACGCTCTCCAACGACGGGCTGCCGACAAAGAAGTTCGACTACATGCTCTCCAACCCACCCTTTGGCGTGGAGTGGAAGAAGATCGAGAAGGAGGTGCGGCGCGAGCACGAGCAGAAGGGGTTCGACGGGCGGTTCGGGCCCGGGCTGCCGCGGGTATCCGACGGCTCGCTGCTGTTTCTCATGCACCTGCTCAGCAAGATGCGCCCCGCCGTGGACGGCGGCAGCCGCTTCGGCATCGTGCTCAACGGCAGCCCGCTCTTCACGGGTGGCGCCGGCAGTGGCGAGAGCGAAATTCGCCGCTACGTGCTGGAGAACGACCTGCTGGAGGCGATCATCGCGCTCCCCACGGATCTGTTCTACAACACCGGCATCGCCACCTACGTGTGGATCGTGAGCAACCGCAAGCCGGTGCACCGCAAGGGCAAGGTGCAGCTCATCGACGCCAGCGCCATGTGGCAGAAGATGCGCAAGAGCCTTGGCAGCAAGCGCAAGGAGATCGGCTCGGCGCATATCGAGGAGATCACGCGACTCTTCGGCGGCTTCGAGGAGGCCACGCGCGATGGCAAGCCCATCTCGAAGATCTTCCGTAACGACGCGTTCGGGTATCGCACCATCACCGTGGAGCGCCCCGAGCGCGACGCGGCGGGAAACGTGGTGCTGGCTGCCAAGGGCAAGGGGAAGGGCAAGCCCGTGCCCGATTCATCGCTTCGCGACACGGAGAACGTGCCGCTGAGCGAAAGCGTGGAGGCGTACTTCGATCGCGAGGTGAAGCCGCACGCGCCCGACGCGTGGATCGACCACGAGAAGACCAAGGTGGGCTACGAGATTCCGTTCAACCGGCACTTTTACGTGTTCACTCCGCCGCGGCCGTTGGCGGAGATCGACGCGGAGCTCAAGGTGGTGACCGACCGGATTGTGAAGATGATTGGGGAGCTGAGCCAGTGA
- a CDS encoding septum formation initiator family protein, which yields MAGRSKRVMPGGALIRRLAWVGGAVAVLSFAVEGGEYGTTDLLALRDRVADIESELTLLRDTVAALDSTLKLVSSDDFTLERIAREEHGLVKGPKELLYWVDDASARDSVARDAAARDSVKKSATDDTTGVDSGD from the coding sequence GTGGCGGGGCGCAGCAAGCGCGTGATGCCGGGCGGCGCCCTCATCCGCCGGTTGGCGTGGGTGGGCGGGGCGGTGGCGGTGCTGTCCTTTGCCGTGGAAGGTGGCGAGTACGGCACCACCGATCTGCTCGCGCTGCGCGACCGTGTCGCGGACATCGAATCGGAACTGACGTTGTTGCGTGACACGGTGGCGGCGCTCGATTCCACGCTCAAGCTGGTGAGCAGCGACGACTTCACGCTCGAGCGCATTGCGCGCGAGGAGCACGGGTTGGTGAAGGGGCCGAAGGAGCTGCTCTACTGGGTGGACGACGCCTCGGCGCGCGATTCGGTGGCGCGTGATGCGGCCGCGCGTGATTCGGTGAAAAAGAGTGCGACCGACGACACGACCGGGGTTGACTCCGGCGATTGA
- the eno gene encoding phosphopyruvate hydratase — MAPIVSVSAREILDSRGNPTVEVDVILETGAAGRAAVPSGASTGEREAVELRDGDPGRYGGKGVQQAVNNVNTEIAEALEGMDATDQIAVDRALMDLDGTENKGRLGANAMLGVSMAVARAAALEVGLPLYRYLGGPMARTLPVPMMNILNGGAHATNTVDFQEFMVIPVGADSFAEGLRMGTQVFHQLKKVLVARKLSTGVGDEGGFAPNLASDEDALKVIIEAIEAAGFRPGQDIALALDVAASELFRDGQYQFKKSGAAARSPQAMAELYAGWLEQYPIVSIEDGMAENDWDGWKYLTELVGDRCQLVGDDLFCTNSEILAKGIEAEVANAILIKVNQIGTLTETLEAIELAKSAGYNSIISHRSGETEDTFIADLAVATQAGQIKTGAPSRSDRVAKYNQLLRIEEQLEGYAEYPGGALFGI, encoded by the coding sequence ATGGCTCCCATCGTCTCCGTGTCCGCGCGCGAAATTCTCGACTCTCGCGGCAATCCCACCGTTGAAGTCGACGTCATTCTCGAGACCGGGGCGGCGGGACGCGCGGCGGTGCCGAGCGGCGCCAGCACGGGTGAGCGCGAAGCCGTGGAGCTGCGCGATGGGGACCCGGGGCGCTACGGCGGCAAGGGGGTGCAGCAGGCGGTGAACAACGTGAACACCGAGATCGCCGAGGCGCTCGAGGGGATGGACGCTACGGACCAGATCGCGGTGGATCGGGCGCTGATGGATCTCGACGGCACCGAGAACAAGGGGCGGTTGGGGGCGAACGCCATGCTGGGCGTCTCCATGGCCGTGGCGCGCGCGGCGGCGCTGGAAGTGGGGCTGCCGCTGTATCGCTATCTGGGTGGCCCCATGGCGCGCACCCTGCCGGTGCCCATGATGAACATCCTCAACGGTGGCGCGCATGCCACCAACACGGTGGACTTCCAGGAGTTCATGGTCATCCCCGTGGGGGCCGATTCCTTCGCCGAAGGGCTGCGCATGGGCACGCAGGTGTTCCATCAGCTCAAGAAGGTGCTGGTGGCGCGCAAGCTCTCCACGGGCGTGGGCGACGAAGGCGGTTTTGCGCCGAACCTCGCGAGCGACGAGGACGCGCTCAAGGTGATCATCGAAGCCATCGAGGCGGCCGGGTTCCGTCCGGGGCAGGACATCGCGCTCGCACTGGACGTGGCGGCCAGCGAGCTGTTCCGCGACGGGCAGTATCAGTTCAAGAAGAGCGGCGCCGCGGCGCGCAGCCCGCAGGCGATGGCCGAGCTGTACGCCGGCTGGCTCGAGCAGTATCCCATCGTGTCCATCGAAGACGGCATGGCGGAGAACGACTGGGACGGCTGGAAGTATCTCACCGAACTCGTGGGTGATCGCTGCCAGCTGGTGGGCGACGATCTGTTCTGCACGAACAGCGAGATCCTGGCCAAGGGCATCGAGGCCGAAGTGGCCAACGCGATCCTCATCAAGGTGAACCAGATCGGCACGCTCACCGAGACGCTCGAGGCCATCGAGCTGGCGAAGAGCGCCGGCTACAACAGCATCATTTCGCACCGCTCGGGTGAAACCGAGGACACCTTCATTGCCGACCTCGCGGTGGCGACGCAGGCGGGGCAGATCAAGACGGGGGCACCGTCGCGCAGCGATCGCGTGGCCAAGTACAACCAGCTGCTGCGTATCGAGGAGCAGCTGGAGGGGTACGCCGAGTATCCCGGCGGCGCGCTCTTCGGCATCTGA